The following coding sequences lie in one Zingiber officinale cultivar Zhangliang chromosome 2B, Zo_v1.1, whole genome shotgun sequence genomic window:
- the LOC122046203 gene encoding ADP-ribosylation factor-like protein 8a, translating to MGLWEAFLNWLRSLFFKQEMELSLIGLQNAGKTSLVNVIATGGYSEDMIPTVGFNMRKVTKGNVTIKLWDLGGQPRFRSMWERYCRAVSAIVYVVDAADRDNLSISKGELHDLLSKPSLTGIPLLVLGNKIDKPEALTKQSLTDAMGLKSITDREVCCYMISCKNSTNIDSVIEWLVKHSRSKN from the exons ATGGGATTGTGGGAAGCTTTCCTCAATTGGCTCCGGAG CCTATTTTTCAAGCAAGAGATGGAGCTATCCTTGATTGGTCTTCAGAATGCTGGGAAAACTTCACTTGTAAATGTGATTGCG ACTGGTGGATACAGTGAAGACATGATTCCAACT GTAGGATTCAATATGAGAAAGGTGACAAAGGGAAATGTCACAATAAAATTATGGGATCTTGGAGGCCAGCCTAGGTTTCGCAGTATGTGGGAGAGATATTGTCGTGCAGTCTCCGCCATTGT GTATGTTGTTGATGCAGCGGACAGGGATAATTTGTCTATTTCAAAAGGTGAACTTCATGATCTTTTAAGCAAGCCATCACTGACTGGGATCCCACTATTGGTCCTcggaaataaaattgataaaccaGAAGCTCTAACAAAGCAGAGTTTAACTGATGCCAT GGGGCTCAAATCTATCACAGACAGGGAAGTTTGTTGCTACATGATCTCATGCAAGAACTCAACCAATATTGACTCTGTCATAGAGTGGCTCGTTAAACATTCAAGATCCAAAAACTGA